In Candidatus Methylomirabilota bacterium, one DNA window encodes the following:
- a CDS encoding alpha-L-arabinofuranosidase C-terminal domain-containing protein, whose amino-acid sequence MARIGIDLNRRLGSVDRRIFGNFIEHLGRCIYGGIFEEGSSLSDERGYRRDVLEAVRPLRVPVLRWPGGNFVSGYHWLDGVGPVHDRPRRSELAWYAEESNRFGTNEFIEYCRRIGAEPYICVNMGTGTMDEAQAWVEYCNGAGHTSWANLRRQHGHPEPHRVRYWGLGNEMYGGWQIGSLSAQDYVKKARAFALVMKRTDPTIELIGCGHNGWSDWDTVVLEGLAPVVDYHSIHLYTGQPDHYANVFQSHQAERAIRICSALIEQVRLTQRIAHPIHIAFDEWNVWYRTRSHEDRVGGVEERYNLSDALAIATYLNGFIRHCRTVRLANFAQLVNAIAPIFTNPQGLFLQTIYHPLRLYAEHTLGTALDVQVDGPTYDLPSDMEREGVGRVHHVADLGPFSLLDASATCDPATGQLTLAVVNRDRERGHAATIDLGAAAVTGGLEVSEVSGPDVDATNSFTEPDTVRVHPRRVEAAGATIEHDFPAHSVSVLRLRLR is encoded by the coding sequence ATGGCGCGGATCGGCATCGACCTGAATCGTCGCCTGGGCAGCGTGGACCGCCGCATCTTTGGAAACTTCATCGAGCATCTCGGCCGCTGCATCTACGGCGGCATCTTCGAAGAGGGCTCTTCGCTGAGCGACGAGCGCGGCTACCGCCGCGACGTGCTGGAGGCCGTCCGCCCCCTCCGGGTGCCCGTGCTCCGCTGGCCCGGCGGCAACTTCGTCAGCGGCTATCACTGGCTCGACGGCGTGGGGCCCGTCCACGACCGCCCGCGCCGGTCGGAGCTCGCCTGGTACGCCGAAGAGTCCAACCGCTTTGGCACCAACGAGTTCATCGAGTACTGCCGGCGCATCGGGGCCGAGCCCTATATCTGCGTCAACATGGGCACGGGCACCATGGACGAGGCGCAAGCCTGGGTCGAGTACTGCAATGGCGCGGGCCATACCTCCTGGGCGAACCTGCGGCGCCAGCACGGACACCCCGAGCCTCACCGCGTCCGCTACTGGGGCCTCGGCAACGAGATGTACGGCGGCTGGCAGATCGGGAGCCTCAGCGCCCAGGACTACGTCAAGAAGGCCCGCGCCTTCGCGCTGGTCATGAAACGCACGGATCCCACCATCGAGCTCATCGGGTGCGGGCACAATGGCTGGAGCGACTGGGACACCGTGGTGCTCGAGGGTCTGGCCCCCGTGGTGGACTATCACAGCATTCACCTCTACACGGGCCAGCCCGATCACTATGCGAACGTCTTCCAGTCCCATCAGGCCGAGCGGGCCATCCGCATCTGCTCGGCCCTGATCGAGCAGGTCCGCCTGACCCAGCGGATCGCCCACCCGATTCACATCGCCTTCGACGAGTGGAACGTGTGGTATCGCACCCGCAGTCACGAGGATCGCGTCGGCGGAGTGGAGGAGCGCTACAACCTCTCCGACGCGCTTGCCATCGCCACCTACCTGAACGGCTTCATCCGCCACTGCCGCACGGTGCGCCTGGCAAACTTCGCCCAGCTCGTGAACGCCATCGCGCCCATCTTCACGAATCCGCAGGGCCTCTTCCTGCAGACCATCTACCATCCCCTGCGCCTCTACGCGGAGCACACCCTCGGCACCGCCCTCGACGTTCAGGTTGACGGTCCCACCTACGACCTGCCATCCGATATGGAGCGGGAGGGAGTCGGTCGGGTGCACCACGTGGCCGACCTCGGCCCCTTCTCGCTCCTGGACGCCTCGGCGACCTGCGATCCCGCCACCGGCCAGCTCACCCTCGCCGTGGTGAACCGCGATCGGGAGCGCGGCCACGCGGCCACCATCGATCTTGGCGCGGCCGCGGTCACCGGCGGTCTCGAGGTCTCGGAAGTGAGCGGCCCGGACGTCGACGCCACGAACTCCTTCACGGAGCCCGATACGGTCCGCGTCCACCCGCGTCGCGTCGAGGCCGCCGGCGCCACCATCGAGCACGACTTCCCGGCGCATTCGGTCAGCGTCCTGCGCCTGCGTCTCCGCTGA